One genomic region from Spirulina subsalsa PCC 9445 encodes:
- a CDS encoding glycogen/starch/alpha-glucan phosphorylase, whose amino-acid sequence MQTNISPTSTQETVQIKVEDDRTGMSKETLKRAFADNLFYLQGKYQAWATPYDYYMALAYTVRDRLLHRFIKTMSTYFEQNVKVVCYLSAEFLMGRHLANNLVNLGIYEDIQEVVASAGLNLDDLLEQEHDPGLGNGGLGRLAACFLDSLATLEVPAIGYGIRYEFGIFHQEIRDGWQAEIPDKWLRFGNPWEIPHLEASVQVKFGGHTETYRDDKGRKRVTWVAERTVTAIPYDTPVPGYNTNTVNPLRLWRAEAGEEQDFNFDAFNAGDYDGAVASKMSSETISKVLYPNDNTPQGRQLRLEQQYFFVSASLQDMIRNHLRIHPSLENFHEHFAVQLNDTHPAVSIAELMRLLIDEHGMDWDKAWYITQKTFAYTNHTLLPEALEKWAVDLFGSLLPRHLEIIYEINFRFLEDIKTWFPKQPELLGHLSIIAEYPEKSVRMAHLACIGSHAINGVAALHTQLLQSDTLKHFAALWPEKFINKTNGVTPRRWILLCNRRLANLITEKIGEDWLKDLSQMRKLEAYLNDQEFRRRWREIKYANKQDLASYIWKHNDIEVDPNSMFDVQVKRMHEYKRQLLDVLHIVALYNRIKKNPNVSITPRTFIFGGKAAPGYFMAKLVIKLINSVAEIVNKDPDVRGRLKVVFLANFNVSLGEKIYPAADLSEQISTAGKEASGTGNMKFAMNGAITIGTLDGANIEIREEAGEENFFLFGLTAEEVAVMKAKSYNPMYYYLTNPDLKAVLDRISSGYFSHGNQEMFKPLVDSLLYDDQYMLLADFQAYVDCQHEVGQAYADQERWTTMSILNSTRMGKFSSDRTIREYVTEIWKAKPVKIELEEYSQEKAGLRVHS is encoded by the coding sequence GTGCAGACGAATATCTCACCCACATCCACACAAGAGACGGTTCAGATTAAAGTTGAGGATGACCGCACTGGTATGAGTAAAGAAACGCTCAAACGAGCGTTTGCGGATAACTTGTTCTATCTCCAAGGAAAATATCAAGCCTGGGCTACTCCCTACGATTACTATATGGCCTTGGCCTATACGGTGCGCGATCGCCTGCTGCATCGTTTCATTAAAACCATGAGTACCTACTTTGAACAAAATGTCAAAGTGGTGTGTTATCTGTCCGCCGAATTCCTCATGGGTCGTCACCTGGCCAATAATTTAGTCAACTTAGGGATTTATGAAGATATCCAAGAAGTCGTAGCCTCGGCTGGACTGAATCTAGACGACCTGCTAGAACAAGAACATGACCCCGGTTTAGGAAATGGGGGTTTAGGTCGCTTGGCCGCTTGTTTCTTAGACTCCCTCGCCACTTTAGAAGTCCCGGCCATTGGCTACGGCATCCGCTATGAATTCGGCATTTTTCACCAAGAAATCCGCGACGGATGGCAAGCGGAAATTCCTGATAAATGGTTACGCTTTGGCAATCCTTGGGAAATTCCCCACTTAGAGGCCTCGGTGCAAGTGAAATTCGGCGGCCACACCGAAACCTATCGGGATGACAAAGGCCGTAAACGAGTAACCTGGGTTGCAGAGCGCACGGTGACGGCGATTCCCTACGATACCCCAGTTCCGGGCTACAATACCAACACGGTGAACCCCTTGCGTCTGTGGCGCGCTGAAGCGGGGGAAGAACAGGATTTTAATTTTGATGCCTTTAATGCTGGGGATTATGACGGTGCTGTTGCCAGCAAAATGTCCTCAGAAACCATTTCTAAAGTTTTATATCCCAACGATAACACCCCCCAAGGTCGTCAATTACGCTTAGAGCAGCAATATTTCTTTGTTTCGGCTTCTCTGCAAGATATGATTCGCAATCATTTGCGGATTCATCCCAGTTTAGAAAATTTCCATGAACATTTTGCCGTTCAATTAAACGATACTCACCCAGCCGTTAGTATTGCGGAATTGATGCGCTTATTAATTGATGAACATGGCATGGACTGGGATAAAGCTTGGTATATTACCCAGAAAACTTTTGCTTATACCAACCATACTTTATTGCCGGAAGCGTTAGAAAAATGGGCGGTGGATTTATTCGGCAGTTTACTGCCGCGCCATTTGGAAATTATCTATGAGATCAATTTCCGCTTTTTGGAAGATATAAAAACCTGGTTCCCTAAACAGCCTGAGTTATTGGGTCATTTATCCATCATTGCCGAGTACCCAGAAAAATCTGTGCGGATGGCGCATTTAGCCTGTATTGGCAGTCATGCTATTAATGGGGTGGCGGCGCTACATACCCAACTGTTACAAAGTGACACGCTAAAACATTTTGCGGCACTGTGGCCGGAGAAGTTTATTAACAAAACCAATGGGGTTACGCCTCGCCGTTGGATTTTATTATGTAATCGGCGTTTGGCGAATCTGATCACGGAAAAAATTGGGGAGGATTGGCTTAAGGATCTTTCCCAAATGCGCAAGCTGGAGGCCTACTTAAATGATCAGGAGTTCCGTCGTCGTTGGCGGGAGATTAAGTACGCGAATAAGCAAGATTTAGCGTCTTACATTTGGAAACATAATGACATTGAAGTTGACCCTAATTCAATGTTTGATGTGCAGGTGAAACGGATGCACGAATACAAGCGGCAGTTGTTAGATGTGCTGCATATTGTGGCGTTGTATAACCGCATTAAGAAGAATCCTAATGTGAGTATTACGCCGCGCACGTTTATTTTTGGTGGCAAGGCGGCACCGGGTTATTTTATGGCCAAGTTGGTGATTAAGTTAATCAACTCGGTGGCGGAGATTGTCAATAAAGATCCTGATGTGCGGGGTCGTTTAAAGGTGGTCTTTTTAGCGAATTTTAATGTTTCTTTGGGTGAGAAAATTTACCCGGCGGCGGATTTGTCGGAACAAATTTCCACCGCGGGGAAAGAGGCCTCTGGGACGGGAAACATGAAGTTTGCGATGAATGGCGCGATTACGATTGGGACGCTGGATGGTGCGAATATTGAAATCCGCGAGGAAGCCGGGGAGGAGAATTTCTTCCTGTTTGGTTTGACGGCAGAAGAGGTCGCGGTTATGAAGGCGAAGTCTTACAATCCCATGTATTATTACCTGACGAATCCTGATTTGAAGGCGGTGTTAGATCGTATTTCTTCGGGGTATTTCTCCCACGGGAATCAGGAGATGTTTAAGCCGTTAGTTGATTCGTTGTTGTATGACGATCAGTATATGTTGCTGGCGGATTTTCAGGCCTATGTGGATTGTCAGCATGAGGTAGGTCAAGCCTACGCGGATCAAGAACGCTGGACTACGATGTCTATTCTCAATTCAACGCGTATGGGTAAGTTTTCGAGCGATCGCACTATTCGCGAATATGTGACGGAAATCTGGAAAGCTAAACCTGTGAAGATTGAGTTAGAGGAGTATAGTCAGGAAAAGGCGGGTCTTCGTGTTCATTCTTAA
- a CDS encoding DUF2839 domain-containing protein, which yields MGEAKRRKEALGDKYGQEDTILPWLPITKTQADQFMKITTKGAWIGIGLLVAVWLTVRVIGPGFGWWELN from the coding sequence ATGGGTGAAGCAAAACGTCGGAAAGAAGCCCTTGGGGATAAATACGGGCAAGAGGACACTATTTTACCTTGGCTGCCCATTACCAAGACCCAAGCCGACCAATTTATGAAAATTACCACCAAGGGGGCTTGGATTGGCATTGGGCTGCTCGTCGCCGTTTGGTTAACGGTGCGTGTGATTGGCCCCGGTTTTGGTTGGTGGGAATTGAATTAG
- a CDS encoding Ycf66 family protein: MLANILAAIVGLGSFIFYMAAFFFPEVHRKNDFIWSGVGLFYALVLWLCAGRITGGVLLGQTASVALLVWLGGQTLILRRQKTPSAQQTEVSPELKEKVEGFSIQGLLSPLTNFFKKSPKAGSTDEPAASETTEMVATLEDSAPTTEGETETEGKAALEPDSPEPISEGAEPSRTDTPTPEPDNDAEMATDAPEPISEGAEPSRTDTPAPEPDNDAETATDAPEPISEGAEPSRTDTPAPEPILAEMTLDEEKRGEVGEDGIETSAGEAEGEAVENLQPEEKPTATTWDGVLEETETPDSSELEYQETDEGKKTGTPDDLSS; this comes from the coding sequence ATGCTGGCCAATATCCTAGCCGCAATTGTAGGACTGGGTAGTTTCATCTTCTATATGGCTGCCTTCTTTTTTCCCGAAGTCCACCGCAAAAATGATTTTATCTGGAGTGGTGTCGGGTTATTTTATGCTCTGGTGTTATGGCTTTGTGCAGGTCGTATCACTGGGGGAGTCCTACTGGGTCAGACCGCTAGCGTCGCCTTGCTAGTCTGGTTGGGTGGACAAACTTTAATCCTGCGACGACAAAAAACTCCCAGCGCTCAACAAACGGAAGTCTCCCCAGAGTTAAAGGAGAAGGTGGAAGGTTTCTCGATTCAGGGCTTGTTGAGTCCGTTAACTAATTTCTTCAAAAAATCGCCAAAAGCGGGTTCTACGGACGAGCCAGCCGCCTCTGAGACAACCGAAATGGTCGCCACCCTTGAAGATTCAGCCCCTACGACTGAAGGGGAAACAGAAACGGAAGGCAAGGCCGCCCTTGAACCCGATTCCCCAGAACCCATCAGTGAGGGTGCGGAACCTTCCCGAACTGATACTCCCACCCCAGAACCGGATAACGACGCAGAGATGGCTACAGATGCCCCAGAACCCATCAGTGAGGGTGCGGAACCTTCCCGAACTGATACTCCCGCCCCAGAACCGGATAACGACGCAGAGACGGCTACAGATGCCCCAGAACCCATCAGTGAGGGTGCCGAACCTTCCCGAACTGATACTCCCGCCCCAGAGCCAATCCTTGCCGAAATGACACTGGATGAGGAGAAACGTGGGGAAGTAGGAGAGGATGGGATTGAAACCAGTGCAGGAGAAGCAGAAGGGGAGGCCGTGGAGAACCTTCAACCAGAGGAGAAACCAACCGCCACAACGTGGGATGGGGTATTAGAAGAAACGGAAACCCCGGATTCCAGTGAACTAGAATATCAGGAGACAGATGAGGGGAAGAAAACAGGAACTCCCGATGATTTGTCTTCTTAG
- a CDS encoding lipopolysaccharide assembly protein LapA domain-containing protein encodes MMRTLSNVLISVLITAWFVTIAVISIQNITPVSLNFLTFSSVEIPFGVLLTFGVGVGLLIGAMLPLVTRR; translated from the coding sequence ATGATGAGAACCTTGAGTAATGTCCTAATTTCCGTCTTAATCACGGCTTGGTTCGTGACTATCGCTGTGATTTCGATTCAAAATATTACCCCCGTTTCCCTAAACTTTTTAACTTTTAGTTCCGTTGAAATTCCTTTTGGGGTTTTGCTCACGTTTGGGGTGGGTGTAGGCCTACTGATTGGGGCGATGTTACCACTTGTTACTCGCCGTTAG
- a CDS encoding DUF1611 domain-containing protein has protein sequence MQLTTKHRVAVLLHQGIHDGTGKTGLSFIRYGIAPVVAVIDADCAGESLAQVAGIEQDIPIVASVAEALTYEPDVLLIGLAPSGGLLPEDWWQEVKQGVLAGLSVVNGLHTPMVTMVEELPSQRLAKGQWIWDIRQEPKGLGIGGGRARSLPCQRILTVGTDMAVGKMSTSLELWKAAQRKGIKTGFVATGQAGLMIAGRGVPLDAVRVDFAAGAVEKAVLEVGADCDLLLIEGQGSLLHPGSTATLPLIRGSQPTGLILVHRAGQKTINRCPDVSIPPLPEVVRLYETVARAGGAFGETPVRGIALNTFHLGAEEAQEAIAQIREETGLPCTDVVRFGGEVLLAALDGESGIGNGQSGQVKTQI, from the coding sequence ATGCAGTTAACCACAAAACATCGTGTCGCCGTTTTACTTCATCAAGGGATTCACGATGGCACGGGGAAAACGGGATTATCCTTTATCCGCTACGGTATCGCCCCGGTGGTGGCGGTGATTGATGCAGACTGTGCGGGGGAATCTTTGGCGCAGGTGGCGGGGATTGAACAGGATATCCCTATTGTGGCATCGGTGGCGGAGGCTTTAACCTATGAGCCGGATGTGTTGTTGATTGGTTTAGCGCCGTCGGGGGGGCTTTTACCGGAGGATTGGTGGCAGGAGGTTAAACAAGGGGTTTTAGCGGGGTTATCGGTGGTGAATGGTCTACATACCCCGATGGTGACGATGGTAGAAGAGTTACCGAGTCAACGGTTAGCGAAAGGTCAATGGATTTGGGACATTCGCCAAGAACCGAAAGGGTTAGGCATTGGCGGGGGGCGGGCGCGTTCTCTGCCTTGTCAACGGATTCTGACGGTGGGAACGGATATGGCGGTGGGGAAGATGTCCACCAGTTTGGAGTTGTGGAAGGCCGCCCAAAGAAAGGGCATTAAAACGGGGTTTGTGGCGACGGGACAAGCAGGGTTAATGATTGCCGGGAGGGGGGTTCCCTTGGATGCGGTGCGGGTAGATTTTGCGGCGGGTGCGGTGGAAAAGGCGGTGTTGGAGGTGGGGGCGGATTGTGATTTGCTGTTGATTGAGGGTCAAGGGTCGTTACTCCATCCCGGTTCTACGGCCACTTTACCGTTAATTCGGGGCAGTCAACCCACGGGCTTGATTTTAGTCCATCGGGCGGGGCAAAAAACAATCAATCGTTGCCCGGATGTGTCTATTCCTCCTTTGCCGGAGGTGGTGCGTTTATATGAGACGGTGGCCAGGGCGGGGGGGGCTTTTGGGGAAACTCCGGTGCGGGGTATTGCTTTAAATACGTTCCATTTAGGGGCAGAGGAGGCGCAAGAGGCGATCGCACAAATCAGGGAGGAAACGGGTCTACCCTGTACCGATGTCGTCCGCTTCGGGGGGGAGGTTCTCTTAGCTGCGCTTGATGGGGAATCGGGAATAGGCAATGGGCAATCTGGACAAGTTAAGACCCAAATTTAG
- a CDS encoding dipeptide epimerase: protein MQIQVQQFTVHKKVPLTISRGTQGENTNLWIQIEEEGITGWGESTPFSVAVGDKITAQRLAEQVEGLIPYLSPFAPWEWQHLEGVFRQFKPHPAVQAGIDLACHDWLGKRANLPLWQMWGADLSRVVPTSVTVGISSPELARQRVRQWREVTETRAIKVKLGSPEGIEADRAMLQGVREEAPEAELTVDANGGWTLGEALEMMPLLVALGVRHLEQPLGVEDEGNYGALYERALLPIFVDESCFTSGDVARLAGVVHGINIKLMKSGGLREAWRMIHLARGLGLQVMYGCYSDSCLANSAIAQLGAFADYLDLDSHLNLQDDPFTGAVLQAGRLIPTPQPGLGVQLKCS from the coding sequence ATGCAAATTCAGGTTCAACAGTTCACGGTGCATAAAAAAGTCCCCCTAACGATTAGTCGCGGCACCCAAGGGGAAAATACTAATCTCTGGATTCAAATTGAAGAGGAGGGGATTACAGGGTGGGGTGAATCAACTCCCTTTTCTGTGGCGGTGGGGGATAAAATTACGGCTCAGAGATTGGCGGAACAGGTGGAGGGGTTAATTCCCTATTTAAGCCCTTTTGCCCCTTGGGAATGGCAACACCTTGAGGGGGTTTTCCGGCAGTTTAAGCCCCATCCGGCGGTACAAGCGGGGATTGACTTGGCTTGTCATGATTGGCTGGGAAAACGGGCGAATTTACCCCTCTGGCAAATGTGGGGGGCGGATTTAAGCCGCGTTGTGCCTACGTCGGTGACGGTGGGGATTAGTTCTCCTGAACTGGCACGGCAACGGGTGCGCCAGTGGCGGGAGGTGACGGAAACGCGGGCAATTAAGGTTAAGTTAGGTAGTCCAGAGGGGATTGAGGCGGATAGGGCGATGTTGCAAGGGGTGCGTGAGGAAGCGCCGGAAGCGGAGTTAACGGTGGATGCTAATGGAGGCTGGACGTTGGGGGAGGCGCTGGAGATGATGCCGTTGTTGGTGGCGCTGGGGGTGCGTCATTTGGAACAACCGTTAGGGGTGGAGGATGAGGGGAATTATGGGGCGCTGTATGAACGGGCGCTGTTGCCGATTTTTGTCGATGAAAGTTGCTTTACGAGTGGGGATGTGGCACGGTTGGCGGGGGTGGTGCATGGGATTAATATTAAGTTGATGAAGTCGGGGGGATTACGGGAGGCTTGGCGGATGATTCATCTGGCGCGTGGGCTAGGGTTACAGGTAATGTATGGTTGTTATTCGGATAGTTGTTTGGCGAATAGTGCGATCGCGCAGTTGGGAGCCTTTGCCGATTATTTAGACTTAGATAGTCACTTAAACTTGCAGGATGATCCCTTTACAGGGGCCGTCTTACAAGCAGGGCGGCTCATTCCCACCCCTCAACCCGGTTTAGGAGTACAGTTGAAATGCAGTTAA
- a CDS encoding NUDIX hydrolase, whose product MTSIRKWQKLNSKWIIQNEWCTIRQDTVQLSSGKILDDYFINLRPDVALVLPVTPQQDVVFVRQYRHGVEKILLELPAGKFDPTEEDSLTAAQRELEEETGYISSQWSKLTTVHDSPVQDTNQVHIFLAENVVLEGTQHLDENEELEVVLMPFPETFKQIKSGEICVSATIVALFLGWPFLEK is encoded by the coding sequence ATGACCTCAATCCGCAAATGGCAAAAACTCAATTCAAAATGGATTATCCAGAATGAATGGTGTACCATTCGCCAAGATACCGTTCAGTTAAGCAGTGGCAAGATCCTTGATGATTATTTTATCAATTTGCGGCCAGATGTTGCCCTTGTGTTACCTGTCACCCCCCAGCAAGATGTGGTTTTTGTCCGCCAATATCGTCACGGCGTAGAAAAGATTTTGTTGGAATTACCCGCCGGAAAATTTGATCCCACCGAGGAGGATAGTTTAACGGCCGCACAACGGGAATTAGAAGAAGAAACGGGCTATATTTCCTCCCAGTGGTCAAAACTAACCACGGTTCATGATAGTCCAGTGCAGGACACCAACCAAGTGCATATTTTTTTAGCTGAGAATGTGGTGCTAGAAGGAACGCAACATTTAGATGAGAATGAAGAATTAGAAGTGGTTTTAATGCCTTTTCCCGAAACCTTTAAACAAATTAAATCTGGTGAAATTTGCGTTTCTGCCACAATTGTTGCTCTATTTTTAGGCTGGCCATTTTTAGAAAAATAG
- a CDS encoding ribosomal protein L7/L12, whose product MSTKVLNIIEQMKTLTLVEAAELFREIEHNFGVDASPLKVKFETPEMAETMSNSEITSHWTASPSVNNSAQVFDVVLEFIPPNRKTAITKVVWNVTGVGFKQAKLMVKKPPVLLKESISSHDAMNIKKHLESFGAKVSLQ is encoded by the coding sequence ATGTCTACCAAAGTGTTGAATATCATCGAACAGATGAAAACCCTAACCTTAGTGGAGGCCGCTGAGTTATTCCGGGAAATTGAACACAATTTTGGCGTAGATGCTTCTCCCTTAAAAGTGAAATTCGAGACTCCGGAAATGGCTGAAACAATGTCTAATTCGGAAATAACAAGTCACTGGACAGCATCTCCCTCTGTTAATAACTCTGCACAAGTTTTTGATGTTGTTTTAGAGTTTATTCCTCCCAACCGGAAAACGGCCATTACTAAAGTCGTTTGGAATGTAACCGGGGTGGGGTTTAAACAAGCTAAATTGATGGTCAAAAAACCTCCGGTTTTATTGAAAGAGTCTATTTCTTCCCATGATGCGATGAACATTAAAAAACATCTAGAGTCTTTTGGGGCGAAAGTCTCTCTTCAATGA